One part of the Vitis riparia cultivar Riparia Gloire de Montpellier isolate 1030 chromosome 6, EGFV_Vit.rip_1.0, whole genome shotgun sequence genome encodes these proteins:
- the LOC117916416 gene encoding SNF1-related protein kinase regulatory subunit beta-3, which yields MNNPYGEDQDDTTVVGFEVPKSPDSSYNNVYPGHEDEAKDPPPVPPHLLHPLLSHPSSRDTSGTLPVPQNVILNHLYIENRETPRSVVALGITHRFRSKFVTVVLYKPVQRSASTST from the exons ATGAACAACCCCTACGGTGAAGATCAA GATGACACTACTGTTGTAGGTTTTGAAGTTCCAAAATCACCTGATTCAAGCTACAATAACGTGTACCCTGGGCATGAAGATGAGGCAAAGGACCCACCTCCTGTCCCTCCACACCTGCTACACCCCTTGCTCAGCCATCCGTCAAGCAGAGACACTTCTGGGACTCTTCCAGTGCCGCAAAATGTGATTCTCAACCATCTTTACATTGAAAATAGGGAGACCCCACGATCTGTGGTGGCACTTGGTATCACTCACCGTTTCCGATCAAAATTTGTTACAGTAGTGCTTTACAAGCCAGTTCAAAGAAGTGCTAGTACCAGCACTTAA